In Ruania zhangjianzhongii, the following proteins share a genomic window:
- the rpmF gene encoding 50S ribosomal protein L32 — protein MAVPKRKMSRSNTRSRRSQWKTQPTDLVPVRSGGREVKVPRRLARAVERGLVDVED, from the coding sequence ATGGCAGTTCCCAAGCGCAAGATGTCGCGCAGCAACACCCGCTCGCGCCGTTCGCAGTGGAAGACGCAGCCCACAGACCTCGTCCCGGTCCGCTCCGGTGGGCGCGAGGTCAAGGTGCCGCGGCGCCTGGCCCGGGCCGTCGAGCGCGGCCTGGTCGACGTCGAGGACTGA
- a CDS encoding ATP-dependent Clp protease proteolytic subunit yields the protein MSEFPQSAAGDTPGLALGDHIYSRLLKERIIWLGSEVRDENANQICAQMLLLAAEDPDRDIWLYINSPGGSVTAGMAIYDTMQYVAPDVATVGMGMAASMGQFLLASGAKGKRYATPHARVMMHQPSGGIGGTASDIKINAELILHMKKQMAELTAEQTGRSVEEINRDADRDRWFTAAQALEYGFIDHVVTEATAVAGGGGTKKS from the coding sequence GTGAGTGAGTTTCCGCAGTCCGCCGCCGGCGACACCCCAGGGCTTGCCCTGGGTGACCACATCTACAGCCGGCTGCTCAAGGAACGCATCATCTGGCTGGGCTCGGAGGTCCGCGACGAGAACGCGAACCAGATCTGCGCGCAGATGCTGCTGCTCGCCGCCGAAGATCCCGACCGGGACATCTGGCTGTACATCAACTCCCCGGGCGGTTCGGTGACCGCGGGCATGGCGATCTACGACACCATGCAGTACGTCGCGCCGGATGTGGCCACCGTGGGCATGGGGATGGCCGCCTCGATGGGGCAGTTCTTGCTCGCCTCCGGCGCAAAGGGCAAGCGCTACGCCACCCCGCACGCACGAGTGATGATGCACCAGCCCTCCGGCGGCATCGGCGGCACCGCCTCCGACATCAAGATCAACGCCGAGCTGATCCTGCACATGAAGAAGCAGATGGCCGAGCTGACCGCCGAGCAGACCGGCCGCAGCGTGGAAGAGATCAACCGGGACGCCGACCGGGACCGGTGGTTCACCGCCGCCCAGGCCCTGGAGTACGGGTTCATCGACCACGTGGTGACCGAAGCGACCGCTGTTGCCGGCGGTGGCGGCACCAAGAAGTCCTGA
- a CDS encoding LysR family transcriptional regulator, with product MELHQLRYFLAVADTGSFTAAAGAVRVSQSGISTQVQKLERELGLSLIDRSARRISLTPAGERLVPFARGAVSAVEDVSGAAADIRGLVTGSLSVATVTGLAWPGLFDALATLHAQHPGIDIRLREGTSQDLIEQVREGSADVAIAAWSDVEPAGLRSCVVFDDALVAVVARGHPWAARSGLRAIDLAHADLITLPRGTGARAALETLMTGVGSTVEPRWEVTTPTFVQMLTTRGLGVGIVSATTAEQWDGVVAVQVCDGRARSRLGIVWRDRPSHAARALVDELEQRGTAQM from the coding sequence ATGGAACTGCACCAGTTGCGCTACTTCCTCGCGGTCGCCGACACTGGATCGTTCACCGCTGCGGCAGGGGCGGTGCGGGTCAGCCAGTCCGGTATCAGCACCCAGGTGCAGAAGCTGGAACGCGAGCTCGGGCTCTCGCTGATCGACCGCTCGGCGCGCCGCATCTCGTTGACTCCTGCCGGGGAGCGGCTGGTGCCATTCGCGCGCGGGGCGGTCTCCGCCGTCGAGGACGTGTCCGGGGCCGCGGCCGACATCCGGGGACTGGTGACCGGATCACTCAGTGTCGCGACGGTGACCGGCCTGGCGTGGCCCGGACTGTTCGACGCCCTGGCGACGCTGCACGCACAACACCCCGGTATCGACATCCGCCTCCGCGAGGGGACTTCCCAGGACCTGATCGAGCAGGTGCGCGAAGGTTCGGCCGATGTCGCGATCGCCGCATGGTCCGACGTCGAACCGGCCGGCCTCCGGTCCTGCGTGGTCTTCGATGACGCGCTGGTCGCGGTGGTCGCCCGCGGCCACCCCTGGGCTGCGCGCAGTGGCCTGAGAGCCATCGATCTCGCCCACGCCGACCTCATCACCCTCCCGCGCGGAACCGGGGCCCGTGCAGCGCTAGAGACGCTGATGACCGGTGTGGGTAGCACTGTCGAGCCGCGCTGGGAGGTCACCACGCCCACGTTCGTGCAGATGCTCACCACTCGCGGGCTCGGCGTGGGCATCGTGAGCGCGACGACCGCCGAGCAGTGGGACGGAGTGGTCGCCGTGCAGGTCTGCGATGGACGCGCGCGCTCGCGGCTCGGCATCGTCTGGCGGGACCGGCCGAGTCACGCAGCCCGCGCGCTGGTGGACGAGCTTGAGCAGCGCGGCACCGCTCAGATGTAG
- a CDS encoding helix-turn-helix domain-containing protein produces MRNRRLHAVPTSPPSAAPRPGRTAREPLWRHLLGQRLRRERTDRGQTLTETSDRAGISPQYLSEIERGIKEPSSEMIAAVAGALEVTLLDLTVAVARELNGQRATAQHQATTNSGQGFALAA; encoded by the coding sequence ATGCGCAACCGACGACTGCATGCCGTGCCCACCTCACCGCCGAGCGCAGCGCCGCGACCGGGACGCACGGCGCGCGAACCGCTGTGGCGACACCTGCTCGGGCAGCGGCTGCGGCGCGAGCGCACCGACCGCGGCCAGACTCTGACCGAGACTTCCGACCGCGCCGGTATCTCCCCGCAGTACCTGTCCGAGATCGAGCGCGGTATCAAAGAGCCATCCAGCGAGATGATCGCCGCCGTGGCCGGGGCGCTCGAAGTCACTTTGTTGGACCTGACCGTTGCCGTGGCGCGCGAGCTGAACGGGCAGCGGGCGACGGCGCAGCACCAGGCGACGACGAACTCCGGTCAGGGCTTCGCGCTAGCCGCCTAA
- a CDS encoding carboxymuconolactone decarboxylase family protein — MTTTTVDILTRLDIDTTAPTFSRALTTLDAAATHELDEAGIEPGLRELVRIRASQLNGCAYCVDEHTRDAAAAGEPAGRIAAVSLWRESPFFTARERAALALTDSITRLSETHVPQAVWQDAATHLTPAELSALVSLNVAINAWNAVGVSTRAWTPAL; from the coding sequence ATGACCACGACGACCGTCGACATCCTCACCCGGCTGGACATCGACACCACAGCACCCACGTTCTCTCGTGCATTGACGACTCTCGACGCCGCAGCCACTCACGAGCTCGACGAAGCCGGGATCGAACCTGGCCTTCGAGAGCTCGTCCGGATCCGAGCGTCACAGCTCAACGGCTGCGCGTACTGCGTCGACGAGCACACCCGCGACGCGGCCGCTGCCGGCGAGCCGGCCGGACGCATCGCTGCAGTCAGCCTCTGGCGGGAGTCGCCATTCTTCACCGCCCGGGAGCGGGCGGCGCTCGCGCTCACGGACAGCATCACCCGGCTCAGCGAGACCCACGTCCCCCAGGCGGTCTGGCAGGACGCTGCCACGCACCTCACACCGGCCGAGCTCAGCGCCCTGGTCAGCCTGAACGTCGCGATCAACGCCTGGAACGCCGTCGGTGTCTCCACCCGAGCCTGGACGCCGGCGCTGTGA
- the cysK gene encoding cysteine synthase A produces MARIYDDATALIGNTPLVRINSLTEGASATVLAKLEFYNPANSVKDRIGVSIIDAAEASGDLPAGGTIVEATSGNTGIALAFVGAARGYHVVLAMPETMSNERKMLLRAYGAELVLTPGSGGMKGAVEKAEQIAAERPGAVLARQFANEANAEIHRRTTAEEIWNDTDGNVDIVVSGVGTGGTITGVGQVLKERKPEVQIIAVEPADSPILSGGQAGPHKIQGLGANFVPEVLDTSIYDEVIPVATDDALDYSRRSAREEGLLVGISSGAALKAAVDVAKRPENAGKTIVAVIPDFGERYLSTLLFADLAE; encoded by the coding sequence ATGGCACGTATCTACGACGACGCCACCGCGCTCATCGGCAACACCCCGCTGGTGCGGATCAACTCGCTCACCGAGGGCGCGAGCGCCACAGTGCTCGCCAAGCTCGAGTTCTACAACCCCGCCAACAGCGTCAAGGACCGGATTGGGGTGTCGATCATCGACGCCGCCGAAGCCTCCGGGGACTTGCCCGCCGGCGGCACCATCGTCGAGGCCACCAGCGGGAACACCGGGATCGCGCTGGCGTTCGTCGGCGCCGCCCGCGGGTACCACGTGGTGCTGGCGATGCCGGAGACGATGTCGAACGAGCGCAAGATGCTCCTTCGCGCCTACGGTGCCGAGCTCGTCCTCACCCCCGGCTCCGGCGGGATGAAGGGTGCCGTGGAGAAGGCGGAGCAGATCGCCGCCGAGCGGCCCGGGGCGGTGCTCGCCCGCCAGTTCGCGAACGAGGCGAACGCAGAGATCCACCGCCGGACCACTGCCGAGGAGATCTGGAACGACACCGACGGCAACGTCGACATCGTCGTGTCCGGTGTCGGTACCGGCGGCACCATCACCGGGGTCGGCCAGGTGCTGAAGGAGCGCAAGCCCGAGGTGCAGATCATCGCGGTGGAGCCCGCGGACTCCCCCATCCTCTCCGGTGGCCAGGCCGGACCGCACAAGATCCAGGGCTTGGGCGCGAACTTCGTCCCGGAGGTGCTGGACACCAGCATCTACGACGAGGTGATCCCCGTCGCCACTGACGACGCGCTCGACTACTCCCGCCGCTCCGCCCGGGAAGAGGGCCTGCTCGTGGGCATCTCCTCCGGCGCTGCGCTGAAGGCCGCCGTCGACGTCGCGAAGCGCCCGGAGAACGCCGGGAAGACGATCGTGGCCGTGATCCCGGACTTCGGTGAGCGCTACCTGTCCACCCTGCTGTTCGCCGACCTGGCCGAGTGA
- a CDS encoding DUF1648 domain-containing protein — MAQAPPPHRTRTVLLGIALPAVLLVTAVLVVLSWRDRMPPEVAVHWGPNGVDRTGSLSELIAVPLVLGGVSWLIVSILCLTAARIALTRRLLVGVSAGMGALFAGIVLSSAAVQLDVIDPAAAADPAIGMAVTVVAALVIGFGAGALAGDDPPQPSTAPVPADAPRSALPTSAFWAGEARTTRVWPIWLATAVLLGLGVWFASATGHWWPVAFVVVVGTLPLSLLRWRVRIDHRGLTVAAQAGWPREQIPANEVVRADVVQVSPFQEFGGWGLRAAGDGRTGVVTRAGEAIQVQRSGDRVFVVTIDGAAEVAALLNTIAERSREASAAGGH; from the coding sequence GTGGCTCAAGCTCCACCCCCTCACCGTACCCGCACGGTGCTGCTCGGCATCGCGTTGCCGGCCGTGCTTCTGGTCACCGCAGTGCTGGTGGTGTTGAGCTGGCGGGACCGGATGCCACCGGAGGTCGCTGTGCACTGGGGGCCGAACGGGGTCGATCGCACCGGCAGCCTGTCCGAGCTGATCGCCGTGCCGCTGGTGCTCGGCGGGGTGAGCTGGCTGATCGTCAGCATTCTCTGCCTCACCGCCGCCCGAATCGCGCTCACCAGGCGGCTGCTGGTGGGGGTCTCGGCCGGGATGGGTGCACTGTTCGCCGGGATCGTCCTCAGCAGTGCGGCAGTCCAACTGGACGTCATCGACCCGGCGGCTGCCGCCGATCCCGCGATCGGCATGGCGGTGACGGTCGTGGCGGCACTGGTCATCGGCTTCGGCGCCGGAGCTCTCGCCGGCGATGACCCTCCGCAGCCGAGCACCGCCCCGGTGCCCGCAGACGCACCGCGATCCGCTCTGCCCACCTCGGCGTTCTGGGCCGGGGAAGCACGCACCACGCGGGTCTGGCCGATCTGGCTCGCCACAGCGGTGCTCCTCGGCCTCGGCGTGTGGTTCGCTAGCGCCACCGGACACTGGTGGCCGGTGGCGTTCGTGGTCGTGGTGGGCACCCTGCCGCTAAGTCTGCTCCGCTGGCGGGTACGCATCGATCATCGCGGCCTGACCGTCGCCGCGCAGGCGGGCTGGCCGCGCGAGCAGATCCCGGCGAACGAGGTGGTGCGCGCTGACGTCGTCCAGGTATCCCCCTTCCAGGAGTTCGGCGGCTGGGGGCTGCGCGCGGCTGGAGACGGTCGCACCGGGGTCGTCACTCGGGCCGGCGAGGCGATCCAGGTGCAGCGGTCCGGGGACCGGGTGTTCGTGGTGACCATCGATGGCGCGGCAGAGGTTGCGGCCCTGCTGAACACGATCGCCGAGCGCAGCCGGGAGGCCTCCGCCGCCGGTGGTCACTGA
- a CDS encoding type B 50S ribosomal protein L31, whose product MKKDIHPDYKPVVFRDISANFAILTRSTLTSETTVEWEDGNTYPVVDVDISSASHPFYTGKQKILDTAGRVEKFRQRYAKAGSKA is encoded by the coding sequence ATGAAGAAGGACATTCACCCGGACTACAAGCCGGTCGTGTTCCGGGACATCTCCGCGAACTTCGCCATCCTCACCCGGTCCACCCTCACCTCGGAGACCACGGTGGAGTGGGAGGACGGGAACACCTACCCGGTCGTGGACGTGGACATCTCCTCGGCCTCGCACCCGTTCTACACCGGTAAGCAGAAGATCCTGGACACCGCCGGCCGCGTGGAGAAGTTCCGCCAGCGGTACGCCAAGGCGGGCTCCAAGGCCTGA
- a CDS encoding glycerophosphodiester phosphodiesterase, which yields MQFQFRHVVPTALLLAAAVGCSGTGTQDPSSDAPEPESSPVAEAPETTIIAHRGASQDAPENTVPAFDAAVEAGADLVEVDVQLSADGVPFLFHDDTPERTTDVAGVFPDRIDDPITSFTWEELQQLDAGAWFSPEFEGTSIPALDEVAETVGPDLGVDIEMKSPENSPGLAEAVAEALGTEVWAELVADDLVVVSSFDTEATRAFHEALPDVPVWPIIGEIPDQAWVDGVADYATGIAADHQSLTPETYAYAEAADLPVFAWTVNYTNDLPDLVELGVAGIVTDAPAFIGGALGR from the coding sequence ATGCAGTTCCAGTTCCGTCACGTTGTACCGACCGCCCTCCTGCTCGCTGCTGCCGTGGGTTGTAGCGGCACCGGTACGCAGGATCCTTCGTCCGACGCTCCGGAGCCGGAGTCCAGTCCGGTGGCCGAGGCACCGGAGACGACGATCATCGCGCACCGCGGGGCATCGCAGGATGCGCCGGAGAACACGGTGCCCGCTTTTGATGCGGCAGTTGAGGCAGGGGCCGATCTGGTCGAGGTGGATGTCCAGCTCTCTGCCGACGGTGTGCCGTTCCTGTTCCATGACGACACCCCCGAGCGCACCACCGACGTCGCCGGTGTGTTCCCCGACCGCATCGACGATCCGATCACCTCCTTTACCTGGGAGGAACTGCAGCAGCTGGACGCGGGCGCCTGGTTCTCGCCAGAGTTCGAGGGGACCTCGATCCCAGCCCTCGACGAGGTCGCAGAGACGGTCGGCCCGGACCTCGGGGTGGACATCGAGATGAAGTCCCCAGAGAACTCACCGGGGCTGGCCGAGGCTGTCGCCGAGGCACTCGGCACCGAGGTATGGGCTGAGCTCGTTGCTGACGACCTGGTGGTCGTCTCCTCGTTCGACACCGAGGCCACCCGCGCGTTTCACGAGGCGCTACCGGACGTCCCGGTGTGGCCGATCATCGGCGAGATTCCCGACCAGGCCTGGGTGGACGGCGTGGCCGACTACGCCACCGGCATCGCGGCCGACCACCAGTCCCTCACCCCGGAGACGTACGCCTATGCCGAGGCTGCGGACCTGCCAGTCTTCGCCTGGACGGTGAACTACACCAACGACCTGCCGGATCTGGTGGAGCTGGGGGTGGCCGGGATCGTCACGGACGCACCGGCGTTCATCGGCGGCGCGCTCGGACGCTGA
- the cysE gene encoding serine O-acetyltransferase, whose translation MSPHLPLRDLIAEDLATARRRDPAARSAVEVALTYPGVHALWLYRLAHQMWRTQILRLPARLLSQLARALTGVEIHPGAVLGRRFFIDHGMGVVIGETSVVGDDVLMFHGSTLGGRSMSKGKRHPTVGDRVVIGAGAKVLGPVTLGSDVQVGANAVVVKDVPDGAVVVGVPGRPRHVPARAEDDLIDPAIYI comes from the coding sequence GTGTCACCCCACCTGCCCCTGCGCGATCTGATCGCCGAGGACCTGGCCACGGCGCGACGCCGTGACCCGGCCGCACGCTCCGCCGTCGAGGTGGCGCTGACCTACCCCGGCGTGCACGCCCTGTGGCTGTACCGGCTGGCACACCAGATGTGGCGCACCCAGATCCTGCGACTCCCGGCACGCCTGCTGTCCCAGCTGGCGCGCGCTCTCACCGGAGTGGAGATCCACCCTGGGGCAGTACTCGGTCGGCGGTTCTTCATCGACCACGGTATGGGGGTAGTGATCGGGGAGACCTCGGTGGTCGGCGACGACGTGCTGATGTTCCACGGTTCCACCCTGGGTGGACGCTCGATGAGCAAGGGCAAGCGGCACCCGACGGTCGGCGACCGGGTGGTGATCGGTGCCGGAGCCAAAGTCCTCGGCCCGGTCACCCTCGGGTCCGACGTGCAGGTCGGGGCGAACGCGGTGGTGGTCAAGGATGTGCCCGACGGCGCCGTGGTGGTGGGCGTACCGGGGCGGCCCCGGCACGTTCCCGCCCGCGCCGAGGACGACCTGATCGACCCGGCGATCTACATCTGA
- a CDS encoding ATP-dependent Clp protease proteolytic subunit, with amino-acid sequence MNFSPQAFGGRAGSAPSARYVLPQFEERTPYGFKRQDPYTKLFEDRIIFLGVQVDDASADDIMAQLLVLESQDPDQDITLYINSPGGSFTAMTAIYDTMQYIRPQIQTVCLGQAASAAAVLLAAGTPGKRLALPNARVLIHQPALEGGYAQASDIEIHANEVMRMREWLETTIARHSSTKLEQVRQDIERDKILSAEQAKSYGLVDQVLESRKAPAELPKGS; translated from the coding sequence GTGAACTTTTCCCCCCAGGCTTTCGGCGGCCGGGCCGGTAGCGCCCCCTCGGCCCGGTACGTGTTGCCGCAGTTCGAGGAGCGCACCCCCTACGGCTTCAAGCGCCAGGACCCGTACACCAAGCTGTTCGAGGATCGGATCATCTTCCTCGGTGTGCAGGTGGACGACGCCTCGGCCGACGACATCATGGCCCAGCTGCTGGTGCTGGAGAGCCAAGACCCGGACCAGGACATCACCCTCTACATCAACTCCCCGGGTGGGTCCTTCACGGCGATGACCGCGATCTACGACACCATGCAGTACATCCGACCGCAGATCCAGACCGTCTGCCTCGGCCAGGCCGCCTCCGCTGCGGCCGTGCTGCTGGCTGCCGGTACCCCCGGGAAGCGGCTCGCGCTGCCCAACGCCCGCGTGCTGATCCACCAGCCGGCCCTCGAAGGCGGCTACGCGCAGGCTTCGGACATCGAGATCCACGCTAACGAGGTGATGCGGATGCGGGAGTGGTTGGAGACCACGATCGCCCGGCACAGCTCGACCAAGCTCGAGCAGGTCCGCCAGGACATCGAGCGGGACAAGATCCTCTCCGCCGAGCAGGCCAAGTCCTACGGCCTGGTCGACCAGGTGCTGGAGAGCCGCAAGGCGCCCGCGGAGCTACCGAAGGGCTCCTGA
- a CDS encoding MGMT family protein: MREVAEDYVEAVLDLVCAIPPGRASTYGVIAETIREATGRGGPRVVGMVMSRYGGETPWWRLVNARGDLPDDKRDRALPRWREEGIPLIRTDPPRVDLRRAGWEPGEEPEDGGATATVDRAT, from the coding sequence GTGCGCGAGGTGGCTGAGGACTATGTGGAGGCGGTGCTGGACCTGGTGTGTGCCATCCCACCCGGGCGGGCGAGCACCTACGGCGTGATCGCCGAGACCATTCGGGAGGCGACTGGACGTGGTGGGCCCCGGGTGGTCGGGATGGTGATGTCTCGCTACGGCGGCGAGACTCCCTGGTGGCGGCTGGTCAATGCGCGCGGCGACCTGCCGGACGACAAGCGCGACCGGGCACTGCCCCGGTGGCGCGAGGAGGGGATCCCCCTCATCCGGACCGACCCGCCGCGGGTGGACCTGCGGCGAGCCGGTTGGGAACCGGGGGAGGAGCCGGAGGACGGTGGCGCTACCGCCACCGTCGACCGAGCCACCTGA
- the tig gene encoding trigger factor, with protein MKSAVENLEPTRAKLTVEVPLDELQPSVDHAYSHIAEQVNVPGFRKGKVPPRIIDQRVGKGAVMEHAVNDALPELYRQAISETELRPLGQPNIEVTAVPGLSEDAPDLVFTAEMDVRPDFTLPALEEITLTLDDVDVTDEDVQERLTSLRERYATLVGVERAAADGDFVTLDLRATIGEEEIDSVSGVSYQIGSGDMLDGLDEALTGLEANETTTFTAPLAGGDRAGQEAEVTVTPTAIKEQELPEVDDEFAQTASEFDTVAELDEDLRKQVSDAKENNRAVAARDQLLEHLLESTDFPLPTGVIENEVHQHLENEGRLEDDEHRAEVTEETTKALQRQLLLDTLAEQVTVNIEQNELLEFLMRTAQQYNQEPSEFIQQVSQSGQISLFVAELTRNKALAVALRQVKVVDSTGTEVDLSAYIGSDEEDAAAAAAQEAAAAGTGAGTEQVLVEDVSAASAESGESGDSADSADSAESAESAESAPSADSAEDAAKA; from the coding sequence GTGAAGAGCGCCGTCGAGAACCTCGAGCCCACCCGGGCAAAACTGACCGTTGAGGTGCCTCTGGACGAACTGCAGCCGAGCGTGGACCACGCGTACTCCCACATCGCTGAGCAGGTCAACGTCCCAGGCTTCCGCAAGGGCAAGGTGCCGCCCCGGATCATCGACCAGCGCGTCGGTAAAGGTGCAGTGATGGAGCACGCCGTGAACGACGCGCTGCCCGAGCTGTACCGCCAGGCGATCAGCGAGACCGAGCTCCGCCCGCTGGGCCAGCCGAACATCGAGGTCACCGCGGTCCCCGGGCTCAGCGAGGATGCCCCGGACCTGGTGTTCACCGCTGAGATGGACGTGCGCCCGGACTTCACCCTGCCCGCCCTCGAAGAGATCACCCTCACCCTGGACGATGTGGACGTCACCGACGAGGACGTCCAGGAGCGGCTCACCTCGCTACGCGAGCGCTACGCCACGCTCGTGGGCGTGGAGCGAGCCGCTGCCGACGGCGACTTCGTCACCCTGGACCTGAGGGCCACCATCGGCGAGGAGGAGATCGACTCGGTCTCCGGCGTCTCCTACCAGATCGGCTCCGGGGACATGCTGGACGGCTTGGACGAGGCACTGACCGGGTTGGAGGCGAACGAGACCACGACCTTCACTGCGCCACTGGCAGGTGGGGACCGGGCCGGTCAAGAGGCCGAGGTCACGGTCACTCCGACCGCGATCAAGGAGCAGGAACTGCCCGAGGTGGACGACGAGTTCGCCCAGACCGCTTCCGAGTTCGACACCGTGGCCGAGCTGGACGAGGACCTGCGCAAGCAGGTCTCCGACGCCAAGGAGAACAACCGCGCCGTCGCCGCCCGGGACCAGCTGCTCGAGCACCTGCTGGAGTCGACGGACTTCCCGCTGCCCACCGGTGTGATCGAGAACGAGGTGCACCAGCACCTGGAGAACGAAGGACGGCTCGAGGACGACGAGCACCGGGCCGAGGTCACCGAGGAGACCACCAAGGCGTTGCAGCGTCAGCTGCTGCTCGACACGCTCGCCGAGCAGGTCACCGTCAACATCGAGCAGAACGAGCTGCTGGAGTTCCTGATGCGCACCGCGCAGCAGTACAACCAGGAGCCCAGCGAGTTCATCCAGCAGGTCAGCCAGAGCGGCCAGATCTCGCTGTTCGTTGCCGAGCTGACCCGGAACAAGGCACTGGCCGTCGCCCTGCGCCAGGTCAAGGTGGTCGACTCGACCGGCACCGAGGTTGACCTCAGCGCCTACATCGGCTCCGACGAGGAGGACGCTGCTGCCGCTGCCGCCCAGGAAGCCGCGGCAGCGGGCACCGGCGCCGGGACCGAGCAGGTCCTCGTCGAGGACGTCAGCGCCGCGAGCGCGGAGTCCGGTGAGTCGGGCGACAGCGCCGACTCTGCTGACAGCGCCGAGTCAGCCGAGAGCGCCGAGTCCGCGCCGAGCGCTGACAGTGCCGAGGATGCCGCCAAGGCCTGA
- a CDS encoding ClpP family protease, whose protein sequence is MSEENPSPPRFGERARAELYHQRVLVLDGPLDDDNGMLLLSQLISLATEDAHADISLWIHSPGGSVPSMLAIRDVIRTIGPDVATLALGTAYSAGQFLLSAGTPGKRRALPHASILMHQGSAGFAGTAVDVETQADELRHTRDTVLGLIAEDTGQDPAKIFADSLHDRWFTAEQALTYGFIDEIVDSFHTIAPTRQRPVGIGPRLHESTGGMR, encoded by the coding sequence ATGAGCGAAGAGAACCCCAGCCCACCACGGTTCGGCGAACGCGCCCGGGCCGAGCTGTACCACCAGCGCGTACTCGTCCTGGACGGCCCGCTGGATGACGACAACGGCATGCTGCTGCTCAGCCAGCTGATCTCGCTGGCGACCGAGGACGCGCACGCCGACATCTCCCTGTGGATCCACTCCCCCGGCGGCTCCGTGCCTTCGATGCTGGCGATCCGGGACGTGATCCGCACCATCGGTCCCGATGTGGCCACCCTCGCCCTAGGTACCGCCTACAGTGCCGGCCAGTTCCTGCTGTCCGCGGGCACTCCGGGCAAACGCCGCGCCCTGCCGCACGCGAGCATTCTCATGCACCAGGGCTCGGCAGGGTTCGCCGGCACCGCAGTGGACGTGGAGACCCAGGCCGACGAGCTCCGGCACACCCGGGACACCGTGCTCGGACTGATCGCCGAGGACACCGGCCAGGACCCCGCCAAGATCTTCGCCGACTCCCTGCACGACCGCTGGTTCACTGCCGAACAGGCGCTGACCTACGGCTTCATCGACGAGATCGTCGACTCCTTCCACACGATCGCCCCAACCCGCCAGCGCCCGGTCGGGATCGGCCCGCGGCTGCACGAGAGCACAGGAGGCATGCGATGA
- a CDS encoding ClpP family protease: MSTYAVPNVIAAHPRGERIMDVYSHLLTERIVYLGTPIDAGVANVLIAQLLHLESDNPDADIQLYINCEGGDPSAMLAVVDTMRYVRPDVATICVGQAVAVGAVLLAAGTPGKRAALPHARMVLHQPVGRSQGAIPDLIVQADELVRVRADIEEILAGATGHPSATLRADTDRDRVLTAAAAVEYGLIDAVLAERETAARAALAG; encoded by the coding sequence ATGAGCACCTACGCCGTACCGAACGTAATCGCCGCCCACCCGCGGGGCGAACGGATCATGGACGTCTACTCCCACCTGCTCACCGAGCGGATCGTCTACCTGGGCACCCCGATCGACGCCGGAGTGGCCAACGTGCTGATCGCCCAGCTGCTGCACCTGGAGTCGGACAACCCCGATGCGGACATCCAGCTCTACATCAACTGCGAGGGCGGCGACCCGAGCGCGATGCTCGCCGTGGTGGACACCATGCGCTACGTCCGCCCGGACGTGGCCACCATCTGCGTGGGCCAGGCGGTCGCGGTGGGTGCCGTGCTGCTCGCCGCCGGCACCCCGGGCAAGCGGGCCGCGCTCCCGCACGCCCGGATGGTGCTGCACCAGCCGGTCGGCCGGAGTCAGGGCGCCATCCCGGACCTGATCGTGCAGGCGGACGAACTGGTCCGGGTGCGCGCCGACATCGAAGAGATCCTCGCCGGCGCCACCGGGCACCCGAGCGCGACCCTACGTGCGGACACCGACCGGGACCGGGTACTCACCGCTGCAGCGGCTGTGGAGTACGGCTTGATCGACGCAGTACTCGCCGAGCGGGAGACCGCGGCTCGCGCCGCACTGGCTGGCTGA
- a CDS encoding nuclear transport factor 2 family protein, translated as MNRTETTRATVATYFDAWRGRDFERLRTVLAPGVEFAGVMGTASGVEECVAGLRGMATSIMTDLVLHARVVEGVDAMTWFDLITDHTPPIPTVNWSRVEDGLITRIRVTFDPRPLTAT; from the coding sequence GTGAACCGGACTGAGACCACCCGGGCCACCGTCGCCACCTACTTCGACGCCTGGCGCGGCCGCGACTTCGAGCGACTACGCACGGTGCTCGCCCCCGGTGTCGAGTTCGCCGGGGTGATGGGCACCGCGTCCGGGGTGGAGGAGTGCGTGGCCGGGCTTCGCGGTATGGCCACCTCGATCATGACCGACCTGGTGCTGCATGCCCGGGTGGTCGAGGGCGTCGACGCGATGACCTGGTTCGACCTGATCACCGATCACACTCCGCCGATCCCGACGGTGAACTGGAGCCGCGTCGAGGATGGTCTGATCACCCGCATCCGGGTGACGTTCGACCCGCGGCCGCTCACCGCCACCTGA